The Microbacterium natoriense genomic interval GATGGGGGTCTCGGTGATAAGCGGGGGTCTCGGCGCGGCTGGCGCACGAGGCGCGGCCGTGCGTCAGGCGCCCTTCAGGCGCTCCGCGAGGTACCGCTCGAGCTCGTCGATCGAGACGCGCTCCTGCGCCATCGTGTCGCGGTCGCGCACGGTGACGGCGCGGTCGTCGAGGGAGTCGAAGTCGACCGTGACGCAGAACGGCGTGCCGATCTCGTCCTGACGACGGTAGCGGCGGCCGATGGCGCCGGCGTCGTCGAAGTCGATCGCCCATGATCCGCGCAGCGTGTCGGCGACCTCGCGCGCCAGCGGCGAGAGGTTCTCGTTGCGGCTGAGCGGGAGCACGGCCACCTTGACCGGGGCCAGACGCGGGTCGAGGCGCAGCACTGTGCGCACGTCGGTGCCGCCCTTGGCGTTCGGCACTTCCTCCTCGACGTAGGCGTCGACGAGGAACGCCATCATGGCGCGGGTGAGGCCGAAGGACGGCTCGATGACGTACGGGGTGTACCGCTCGCCCGAGGCCTGGTCGAAGTACGACAGCGACGACCCGGAGGCCTCGCTGTGGCTCGACAGGTCGTAGTCGGTGCGATTGGCGACGCCCATGAGCTCGCCCCACTCCTTGCCCTGGAAGCCGAAGCGGTACTCGACGTCGATGGTGCCGGCCGAGTAGTGTGCGCGGTCCTCTTCGGGGACGTCGAAACGACGCATGTTGTCGGCGTCGATGCCGAGATCGATGAACCAGTTCCAGCAGGCCTCGACCCAGTGTTCGAA includes:
- a CDS encoding glycine--tRNA ligase; its protein translation is MAEQSRLDKVIALARHRGFVFQAGEIYGGSRSAWDYGPLGTELKENIRRQWWQTFVRGRGDMVGLDSSIILPKRVWEASGHVATFTDPLVECLQCHKRFRADNLIEDFEARKGRKAENGLADIPCPNCGTKGQYTEPKAFSGLVKTYLGVVDDESGMYFLRPETAQGIFVNFSNVLTASRKKPPFGIGQVGKAFRNEITPGNFIFRTREFEQMEIEYFTPPAEAQEWFEHWVEACWNWFIDLGIDADNMRRFDVPEEDRAHYSAGTIDVEYRFGFQGKEWGELMGVANRTDYDLSSHSEASGSSLSYFDQASGERYTPYVIEPSFGLTRAMMAFLVDAYVEEEVPNAKGGTDVRTVLRLDPRLAPVKVAVLPLSRNENLSPLAREVADTLRGSWAIDFDDAGAIGRRYRRQDEIGTPFCVTVDFDSLDDRAVTVRDRDTMAQERVSIDELERYLAERLKGA